From the Acidilutibacter cellobiosedens genome, one window contains:
- a CDS encoding ABC transporter ATP-binding protein, with protein MNIKLENISKRYKSIKALENINLSIDSPAMIGFVGPNGAGKSTLMKILVGQLLPTNGSITIDGIPLNKNERYLKERLGYLPQDFGLYEELKVDEFLDYIASLKGIKKNKSEAVDRAISMTSLKEKRKYKIRTLSGGQKQRVGIAQAILNNPELLIVDEPTVGLDPEERIRFRNLFSEGSKDRIVILSTHIIEDVESICNSIIVLNKGKIFFVGEPNELIKEALEHVGTIEIEGNEREKILKSEVKGEFKITSTVITPKGTKYRIVSEKLPSSFDKITPSLEDAYIYCMLKGETENE; from the coding sequence ATGAATATAAAATTGGAAAACATCAGTAAAAGATATAAAAGCATAAAAGCACTGGAGAACATTAATTTAAGTATAGATTCTCCGGCTATGATAGGATTTGTGGGACCTAACGGGGCGGGAAAAAGTACCCTTATGAAAATATTGGTAGGCCAGCTCCTTCCTACAAATGGCAGTATCACAATAGACGGGATTCCTTTAAACAAGAATGAAAGATATCTTAAAGAAAGACTCGGATATCTGCCTCAGGATTTTGGGCTATATGAGGAATTGAAAGTGGATGAGTTTCTGGATTATATTGCTTCCCTGAAGGGAATAAAAAAGAACAAATCAGAAGCTGTCGACAGAGCTATAAGCATGACAAGTTTAAAAGAAAAAAGAAAGTACAAGATAAGAACCCTTTCGGGAGGGCAAAAACAGAGGGTAGGAATTGCCCAAGCCATACTTAACAATCCGGAACTGCTTATAGTGGACGAGCCCACTGTAGGTCTTGATCCGGAAGAGAGAATAAGGTTTAGAAATCTCTTTTCCGAAGGTTCAAAAGACAGAATAGTTATATTATCAACTCATATTATTGAAGATGTAGAATCAATATGTAATTCAATTATTGTTTTAAATAAAGGGAAAATATTTTTTGTCGGAGAACCCAATGAACTGATTAAAGAGGCTTTGGAACATGTAGGAACTATAGAAATTGAAGGAAATGAGAGAGAAAAAATATTAAAAAGTGAAGTAAAGGGTGAATTCAAGATTACTTCAACGGTTATTACCCCCAAAGGGACTAAATACAGGATCGTATCGGAAAAACTGCCCTCATCTTTTGATAAAATAACTCCTTCTTTAGAAGATGCTTATATATATTGCATGTTGAAAGGAGAAACTGAAAATGAATGA